In Flavivirga abyssicola, the following are encoded in one genomic region:
- a CDS encoding ABC transporter permease codes for MFKFLFDRDTWQEVFDSFNKNKLRSVLTMVGVWWGILLLIVLLGSARGLENSFNRLFGDFATNSVFVWGQNTSKPFKGFQEGRKVRLSLTDAKKVEENVEGIEFVVPRNQDQATVVRKFLSGSFQMTGDYPLLDQVQKKKLIHGRFINQNDIDFDKKVVLLSEDTYKQLFEKDENAIGEYVQINGMSFKVIGIFKNGNVNMGPSTDMHIPFTTFQQIYNRGDEIGWMMITGKPEYNIKQIEADAKLLLKNLNKIHPKDNRAFGSFNLGKEFAKVTGFLIGMQFLTWFVGITTLIAGVFAIGNILLITIKERTKEIGVRRALGATPFEIKRQIVIEAVFLTLMAGVIGIISGGWILILIDTLYGQGAEASLVNASVSIAVVFVALIILVILGTLIGLIPAFKATSIKPIEALREE; via the coding sequence ATGTTTAAGTTTTTATTTGATAGAGATACCTGGCAAGAAGTTTTCGATAGCTTTAATAAAAACAAACTAAGGTCTGTTTTAACAATGGTAGGCGTTTGGTGGGGAATATTACTATTAATCGTTTTATTGGGTTCTGCTAGAGGTTTAGAAAATAGTTTTAATCGTTTATTTGGTGATTTTGCGACCAATAGTGTTTTTGTCTGGGGGCAAAATACAAGTAAACCATTTAAGGGATTTCAAGAAGGTCGAAAAGTCAGACTCTCATTAACAGACGCAAAAAAAGTAGAGGAAAACGTTGAAGGAATCGAGTTTGTGGTGCCAAGAAACCAGGATCAAGCAACAGTAGTTCGAAAATTTCTTTCAGGCAGTTTTCAAATGACAGGCGATTATCCTTTGCTAGATCAAGTACAAAAGAAAAAACTGATTCACGGAAGGTTTATAAATCAAAATGATATTGATTTTGATAAAAAAGTAGTGCTATTATCTGAAGACACATACAAACAACTATTTGAAAAAGACGAAAATGCTATTGGAGAGTATGTGCAAATTAATGGTATGAGTTTTAAGGTCATTGGCATATTTAAAAATGGTAATGTAAATATGGGGCCATCAACAGATATGCATATTCCATTTACTACGTTTCAACAAATATATAATCGAGGTGATGAGATAGGTTGGATGATGATAACAGGAAAACCAGAATATAATATTAAACAAATAGAAGCCGATGCCAAATTATTGCTTAAGAATTTGAATAAAATTCATCCTAAAGATAATCGTGCTTTTGGTAGTTTTAATTTAGGTAAGGAGTTTGCGAAAGTAACGGGTTTTTTAATAGGCATGCAATTTTTAACCTGGTTTGTAGGTATCACAACATTAATAGCAGGGGTATTTGCTATAGGTAATATTTTGCTTATAACGATTAAAGAACGAACTAAAGAAATTGGGGTAAGAAGAGCCTTAGGAGCAACACCTTTTGAAATTAAGAGACAAATAGTTATAGAAGCGGTTTTCTTAACATTAATGGCGGGGGTTATAGGAATTATATCAGGAGGGTGGATTTTAATTTTAATAGATACACTTTATGGCCAGGGGGCAGAAGCCTCTCTTGTAAATGCATCCGTATCAATAGCCGTTGTATTTGTAGCATTAATAATATTAGTGATTTTAGGAACTTTAATCGGGTTAATTCCTGCATTTAAAGCAACTAGTATAAAACCAATAGAAGCATTAAGAGAAGAATAA
- a CDS encoding efflux RND transporter periplasmic adaptor subunit, which translates to MNKTVRIILIIVAIILLAWVLKYFKDANSKDVVDYKVEEPFYISINTKAVATGKLNPEEEIELKPQISGIVDKILVEEGDVVKKGDLIAKIRVVPNEQSLASAKSRIASARLSFDNAKVLYNRNKALFDKGVISTQDFENSELSYNQAKESLAQSQNDYQIIKRGSISGGNSANTNIIAQIAGTILEIPVREGDQVIQSNNFNAGTTIATIADMSLMIFEGKVDEAEVGKLEEGKEIKVVLGAINDKEFPAKLTFVAPKGQEENGAVQFTIKANVTIDSITNVRAGYSANAEIDIESKDSVLAIREALLQYNRITEKPFVEILNGDNKFKKENVKIGLSDGINVEITEGVKEGDQVKVWNKASKDNEDEEKDND; encoded by the coding sequence ATGAACAAGACAGTAAGAATTATTTTAATAATAGTAGCTATTATACTATTAGCATGGGTATTAAAATACTTTAAAGATGCGAACTCTAAAGATGTTGTAGACTATAAAGTTGAAGAACCATTTTACATATCTATTAATACAAAGGCCGTAGCAACTGGTAAATTAAATCCTGAAGAAGAGATTGAATTAAAACCACAAATTTCTGGAATTGTAGATAAAATACTAGTTGAAGAGGGCGATGTTGTAAAAAAAGGAGATTTAATCGCTAAGATTAGAGTCGTTCCTAATGAACAAAGTTTAGCAAGTGCAAAAAGTAGAATAGCATCTGCAAGATTATCTTTTGATAATGCCAAAGTATTATACAACAGAAATAAAGCATTATTTGATAAAGGTGTTATTTCTACCCAGGATTTTGAAAACAGTGAACTGTCATACAATCAAGCAAAGGAATCGCTTGCGCAATCACAAAACGATTATCAAATTATTAAAAGAGGGTCTATTTCTGGAGGCAATTCTGCCAATACAAATATTATAGCACAAATAGCAGGAACTATTTTAGAAATTCCTGTTCGAGAAGGCGATCAGGTTATCCAGAGTAATAATTTTAATGCAGGAACAACCATTGCAACCATTGCAGATATGAGTCTTATGATTTTTGAAGGCAAAGTTGATGAAGCAGAAGTGGGTAAACTAGAAGAAGGTAAAGAAATAAAGGTGGTTCTTGGAGCCATTAACGATAAAGAATTTCCGGCAAAACTAACGTTTGTAGCACCAAAAGGACAAGAAGAAAATGGTGCCGTTCAATTTACAATTAAAGCAAATGTAACTATAGATTCAATTACAAATGTAAGGGCTGGTTATAGTGCAAATGCAGAAATAGATATTGAAAGCAAGGATAGTGTTTTAGCTATTAGAGAAGCATTACTTCAATATAACAGAATTACAGAAAAGCCTTTTGTCGAAATCTTAAACGGCGATAATAAGTTTAAAAAAGAGAATGTTAAAATAGGGCTTTCTGATGGGATTAATGTTGAAATTACCGAAGGCGTCAAAGAAGGAGACCAAGTTAAAGTATGGAACAAAGCATCAAAAGATAACGAAGATGAAGAAAAGGACAATGATTAA
- a CDS encoding TolC family protein → MKKRTMINFKRHMKLCLTGCMLFFVFSSFAQDKKWTLQECVNHALEHNIQVQQTENSLLINEQDILAAKGDFLPSVSGSMGQRMSIGSGFDPVSNERINNQTTHSFNYNLSVSQNVFNGFRTLNLYKQSRLNQEITNLELARIKDDISLNVVNAYLNVLFNKENLQTAQAQNEFSKKQLQQVKELVDAGVQPRANIFDAEATLSRDSQQVTIAENNFNLSLLTLSQLLQVPFNGFNVEIINVNTPSEALLYNDISPILNYALENRNEIKIAKKNIENAELDTEISKSGYLPSVNFGYGFGSVWSESKNDFIKQAYFRELDLNKGHNFNLNINIPIFSRFQNKTAVAKAKIREANNKLGLDQAKLDLESNIQRAYTDAQAALKAYIAAKRSLESQELAFGNSKERYDIGSMTSFDLEQARVQLINSQSSLINAKYDFVFKTKVLDFYMGKSLTN, encoded by the coding sequence ATGAAGAAAAGGACAATGATTAATTTTAAACGGCATATGAAACTTTGTTTAACAGGATGCATGTTGTTTTTTGTGTTTTCATCTTTTGCACAAGATAAAAAATGGACACTTCAGGAGTGTGTAAACCATGCATTAGAACATAATATCCAAGTACAGCAAACAGAGAACTCTTTGTTGATTAATGAACAGGATATTCTTGCTGCCAAAGGTGATTTTTTACCATCGGTAAGTGGTAGTATGGGGCAGCGTATGAGTATTGGATCTGGTTTCGATCCAGTTTCTAACGAAAGGATTAATAACCAAACAACGCATTCCTTTAATTATAATTTAAGTGTGAGCCAGAATGTGTTTAATGGTTTTAGAACATTAAATCTGTACAAACAATCACGTTTAAATCAAGAAATAACTAATTTGGAATTGGCCAGAATTAAAGATGATATTTCTCTAAATGTGGTCAATGCTTATTTAAATGTTTTGTTTAACAAAGAGAATTTACAAACAGCTCAAGCGCAAAATGAATTTTCTAAAAAACAATTACAGCAAGTTAAGGAATTAGTTGATGCTGGCGTACAGCCAAGAGCTAATATATTTGATGCCGAAGCTACTTTAAGCAGGGATTCTCAGCAAGTAACAATTGCCGAAAACAATTTTAATTTATCCCTACTTACACTATCGCAGCTATTGCAAGTGCCATTCAATGGGTTCAATGTTGAAATTATAAATGTGAATACACCATCAGAAGCTTTGCTATATAATGATATCTCACCTATTTTAAACTATGCATTGGAAAACAGGAATGAAATTAAAATAGCAAAAAAGAATATTGAGAATGCCGAATTGGATACCGAGATTTCAAAATCTGGTTATTTACCATCTGTAAATTTCGGCTATGGTTTTGGTTCTGTATGGAGTGAATCTAAAAACGATTTTATCAAACAGGCATATTTTAGGGAATTAGATTTGAATAAAGGGCATAACTTTAATTTGAATATAAACATTCCTATTTTTTCCAGATTTCAAAATAAAACAGCTGTTGCCAAGGCAAAAATTAGAGAAGCAAATAATAAGCTTGGTTTAGATCAGGCAAAATTAGATTTAGAGTCTAATATACAAAGGGCCTATACAGATGCGCAAGCTGCTTTAAAAGCTTATATAGCTGCAAAAAGATCTTTAGAGTCGCAAGAATTAGCTTTTGGTAACTCTAAAGAACGTTATGATATTGGAAGTATGACCTCGTTTGATTTAGAACAGGCAAGAGTACAATTAATTAATTCTCAATCATCTTTAATAAATGCTAAGTATGATTTTGTTTTTAAGACAAAAGTTTTAGACTTTTACATGGGAAAATCTTTAACTAATTAA
- the tsaB gene encoding tRNA (adenosine(37)-N6)-threonylcarbamoyltransferase complex dimerization subunit type 1 TsaB — translation MGTYILNIETATTNCSVSLSKEGKTVVLKEDYDKNYSHAERLHIYIDEVLKEAKVVSEDLEAIAVSKGPGSYTGLRIGVSAAKGLCFALDKPLISVSTLEALAHQVKCDDGVVVAMLDARRMEVYSAVFDANYNQIRETEAQILDESSFEAYLEAGHVYFIGNGVEKAKTLIKHPNAIFIDGKLPSANEMSHLAYNKYKISDIEDVAYFEPYYLKDFVALKPKSKSV, via the coding sequence ATGGGAACATACATTCTAAATATAGAAACGGCAACAACCAACTGTTCGGTGTCACTTTCAAAAGAAGGCAAAACAGTAGTTTTAAAAGAAGATTATGATAAAAACTATTCGCATGCCGAAAGACTTCATATTTATATTGATGAGGTGTTAAAGGAAGCCAAAGTTGTATCAGAAGATTTAGAAGCTATTGCGGTAAGCAAAGGTCCAGGGTCTTATACGGGGTTACGAATTGGAGTTTCGGCAGCAAAAGGGCTTTGTTTTGCTTTAGATAAGCCTTTAATTTCTGTTTCAACTTTAGAGGCTTTAGCACATCAGGTTAAATGCGATGATGGTGTTGTTGTTGCTATGCTAGATGCTAGAAGAATGGAAGTGTATTCTGCTGTTTTTGATGCTAATTATAATCAAATAAGAGAAACCGAAGCGCAAATTTTGGATGAAAGTTCTTTTGAAGCGTATTTAGAAGCAGGACATGTTTACTTTATTGGAAATGGTGTTGAAAAAGCAAAAACATTAATCAAGCACCCAAACGCTATTTTTATTGATGGTAAATTACCATCGGCAAATGAAATGAGTCATTTAGCTTATAATAAATACAAAATAAGCGACATAGAAGATGTCGCTTATTTTGAACCTTATTATTTAAAAGATTTTGTGGCTTTAAAGCCCAAATCTAAATCTGTTTAA
- a CDS encoding mechanosensitive ion channel family protein: MNLENIDVEKWLDLALEYGLNILGAIVIWVVGSWVIKKLIKGTKKVMLKQNYDESLQKFLLNLLGWILKIVLIIVVLGTVGVETTSFAAILAAAGLAIGMALQGSLGNFAGGVLIMIFKPFKIGDLIEAQGELGVVKEIEIFTTKLTGLSNREIIIPNGSLSNGNIINYTTEGTRRVDLVFGVGYDSDIKKTKDVLMGVLTAHSKVLKDPAPAVTVLELADSSVNFAVRPWCKTEYYWDVYFDITEQVKEALDAAGIEIPYPHQVEIHKNA; this comes from the coding sequence ATGAATTTAGAAAATATTGACGTAGAAAAATGGCTTGATCTGGCTTTAGAATATGGACTTAATATTTTAGGTGCTATTGTTATATGGGTTGTTGGCTCATGGGTCATCAAAAAACTTATAAAAGGCACTAAAAAAGTCATGTTAAAACAAAATTATGATGAAAGCCTTCAAAAGTTTTTATTAAATCTATTAGGTTGGATTTTAAAAATCGTTTTAATTATTGTTGTTCTCGGGACTGTTGGCGTAGAAACCACATCGTTTGCAGCTATTTTAGCTGCTGCTGGTTTGGCAATAGGTATGGCACTACAAGGTTCTTTAGGTAATTTTGCTGGTGGTGTTTTAATTATGATTTTTAAACCTTTTAAAATTGGCGACTTAATCGAAGCTCAGGGCGAATTAGGAGTCGTTAAAGAAATTGAAATTTTTACAACTAAATTAACGGGATTGTCTAATAGAGAAATTATAATTCCTAATGGCTCCCTATCTAATGGAAATATTATAAACTACACCACTGAAGGAACCCGTCGTGTTGACTTGGTTTTTGGTGTGGGTTATGATTCTGATATCAAGAAAACCAAAGATGTTTTAATGGGAGTTTTGACTGCTCATTCAAAAGTCTTAAAAGATCCAGCACCTGCTGTAACAGTACTTGAATTAGCGGATAGTTCGGTGAATTTTGCTGTAAGACCTTGGTGTAAAACCGAGTATTATTGGGATGTTTATTTCGATATTACAGAACAAGTTAAAGAAGCTCTTGATGCAGCTGGTATAGAAATACCATATCCTCATCAAGTTGAAATACATAAAAACGCTTAA
- a CDS encoding DUF1304 domain-containing protein, with product MTFLTILLIAIVAFEHVYFLVLEMFLWTKPKGIKTFGLKSKEFAEETKVLAANQGLYNGFLAAGLIFSIIQKNVSLAVFFLICVTIAGIYGSYSTKKIKLFYIQAIPALLALVSLFFQ from the coding sequence ATGACATTTTTAACCATCTTATTAATTGCGATAGTTGCTTTTGAGCATGTTTATTTTCTTGTTTTAGAAATGTTTTTGTGGACCAAACCTAAAGGTATAAAAACCTTTGGTTTGAAATCTAAAGAATTTGCTGAAGAAACCAAGGTCTTAGCTGCCAATCAAGGTTTATATAATGGTTTTTTGGCTGCGGGACTCATTTTTTCTATCATTCAGAAAAACGTATCACTTGCTGTTTTTTTTCTTATTTGTGTGACTATAGCAGGCATCTACGGGTCTTATTCAACAAAGAAAATAAAACTCTTTTATATTCAGGCTATTCCAGCTTTACTTGCCTTAGTAAGCTTATTTTTTCAATAG
- a CDS encoding thioredoxin domain-containing protein, with product MKHLQSFLFIILIISCKGQNTKSMEHKYTNDLIHETSPYLLQHAHNPVNWNAWNENTLAKAKAENKLLLISVGYAACHWCHVMEHESFEDSLVAQVMNKNFINVKVDREERPDVDQVYMNAVQLMTGRGGWPLNAIALPDGRPIWGETYVPKNQWMSALEQISKLYAEKPEKLYEYADKLEQGLKTLDIVTLNTDEPVFENDYITNTIKTWSEQFDNSQGGMNRAPKFMMPNNYHFLLRYAYQTEDKKLQDYVNLTLKKMAYGGVFDQLGGGFSRYSVDTKWHVPHFEKMLYDNGQLVSLYSDAYLITKNELYKDIVTETLEYIKQEMTTDNGAFYSSLDADSNTPEGELEEGAFYVWQKDSLKTILKNDYELFSDYYNVNGYGLWEHDNYVLIRKDDDDEIIKKHNLTKALLSEKKKHWKQTLTAIRDKRSKPRLDDKTLTSWNALMLKGYIDAYRVFGEASYLASAEKNADFIINNQLREDGGLDHNYKNGKSNINGYLEDYATTIDAFLALYENTLNETWLTTARDLANYTFDHFFNDESKMFYFTSDEDASLVSRSIEYRDNVIPASNSIMAKNLFKLSHYFDNTHYSKTAISMLNNVKPEMQEYPSGYSNWLDLMLNYTNPYYEVAIVGKDAKKKIAELNKTYIPNKLIAGSTSDNNLPLLENRYNPDNTLIYVCVNKACKLPVSEVDKAVTLLKE from the coding sequence ATGAAGCATTTACAATCATTTTTATTCATTATTTTAATAATAAGCTGCAAAGGTCAGAACACAAAATCCATGGAACACAAATACACCAACGACCTGATACATGAAACAAGCCCATACCTTTTACAACATGCTCACAACCCTGTAAATTGGAATGCTTGGAATGAAAATACACTAGCCAAGGCCAAAGCTGAAAACAAATTATTATTAATTAGTGTTGGTTATGCTGCTTGCCATTGGTGCCATGTTATGGAGCACGAAAGTTTTGAAGATAGTTTAGTCGCTCAGGTAATGAATAAAAACTTTATTAATGTAAAAGTTGATAGAGAAGAACGCCCAGATGTCGATCAAGTATATATGAATGCTGTTCAGCTTATGACAGGAAGAGGTGGTTGGCCTTTAAACGCTATAGCATTGCCAGATGGCAGACCTATTTGGGGAGAAACTTATGTTCCTAAAAATCAATGGATGAGTGCCTTGGAACAAATTTCGAAATTATATGCAGAGAAACCTGAAAAGCTTTACGAATATGCAGATAAACTTGAGCAGGGGTTAAAAACTTTGGATATCGTCACTTTAAATACAGATGAACCCGTTTTTGAGAACGATTATATAACTAATACTATTAAAACATGGTCCGAACAATTTGACAATAGTCAGGGTGGTATGAATAGAGCTCCAAAATTCATGATGCCTAATAACTACCATTTTTTATTAAGATATGCTTATCAAACTGAAGATAAAAAGCTACAGGACTATGTTAATTTAACACTCAAAAAGATGGCTTATGGCGGTGTTTTTGATCAGCTTGGTGGTGGTTTTTCAAGATACTCAGTAGATACAAAATGGCATGTCCCTCATTTCGAAAAAATGCTTTATGACAATGGGCAATTAGTCAGTCTATATTCAGATGCATATCTTATTACTAAAAATGAATTATATAAAGATATTGTCACAGAGACTTTAGAATATATAAAACAAGAGATGACAACCGACAACGGGGCATTTTACTCATCACTTGATGCAGATAGTAATACTCCAGAAGGTGAATTAGAGGAAGGCGCTTTTTACGTTTGGCAAAAGGACAGTTTAAAAACTATTTTAAAAAATGATTATGAGCTGTTTTCTGATTATTACAATGTTAATGGTTATGGCCTTTGGGAACATGATAATTATGTTTTAATTAGAAAGGATGATGATGATGAAATTATTAAAAAACATAATTTAACAAAAGCCCTTTTATCCGAAAAGAAAAAACATTGGAAACAAACTTTAACAGCTATTCGTGATAAACGTTCTAAACCACGTTTAGATGATAAAACACTCACCTCATGGAATGCTTTGATGCTTAAAGGCTATATTGATGCTTACAGAGTTTTTGGTGAAGCGTCTTATTTAGCTTCCGCTGAAAAAAACGCTGATTTTATAATTAACAATCAATTGCGAGAAGACGGTGGCTTAGACCATAATTATAAAAATGGAAAAAGTAATATTAATGGTTATTTAGAAGATTATGCCACAACCATTGATGCTTTTTTAGCACTTTATGAAAACACACTAAATGAAACATGGCTTACTACTGCCAGAGATTTAGCTAATTATACTTTCGATCATTTTTTTAATGATGAAAGTAAAATGTTTTATTTCACGTCTGATGAAGATGCATCCTTAGTTTCTAGAAGCATTGAATATCGAGATAATGTTATTCCTGCGAGTAATTCTATTATGGCCAAAAACCTTTTTAAGCTATCTCATTATTTTGACAACACACATTATAGTAAAACAGCTATAAGTATGTTAAACAATGTAAAGCCTGAAATGCAAGAATATCCATCGGGTTATTCAAACTGGTTGGATTTAATGTTAAACTATACAAATCCGTACTATGAGGTTGCCATCGTTGGAAAAGATGCAAAAAAGAAAATTGCTGAATTAAACAAAACGTACATTCCTAATAAACTTATTGCTGGGAGCACTTCTGACAATAATTTACCGTTATTAGAAAACAGATATAACCCTGACAATACCTTAATTTATGTTTGTGTAAACAAGGCTTGTAAACTCCCTGTCTCTGAAGTTGATAAAGCCGTAACACTATTAAAAGAATGA
- a CDS encoding dodecin family protein, whose protein sequence is MSVLKVIEVLSNSDKSWEDATKKAVKHASKSVKNIRSVYIQDQSASVKDGEVTEFRVNLKITFEVN, encoded by the coding sequence ATGTCAGTATTAAAAGTCATTGAAGTTTTATCAAACTCAGATAAAAGCTGGGAAGATGCCACAAAAAAAGCCGTAAAACATGCCTCTAAAAGTGTGAAAAATATTCGTTCTGTATATATTCAAGATCAAAGCGCTAGTGTAAAAGATGGAGAGGTTACAGAGTTTAGAGTAAATCTTAAAATTACATTTGAAGTAAATTAA
- a CDS encoding NifU family protein, which produces MNTFKVSVQETSNNTIIKFELNQFITKHQSFEFNNIDEAKASPLAQQLFYLPFVKKVYISGNFVAVERYNIVEWHDVQDEVAKQIEEYLNDGGVVIEDSAVTKKVPVTVYAESTPNPAVMKFVTNKKIVTALFEFTSIDEAKLSPLATELFHFPFVKSVFIDENYVSITKYDIAEWQDITIQVREFIKNYIENGKEVVLPNAAETLKKTTTQIDDHFETLDDTSKEIINILEEYVKPAVASDGGNIQFISYDQNTKNVSVMLQGACSGCPSSTYTLKSGIENMLKEMLPGKIEMVEAING; this is translated from the coding sequence ATGAATACTTTCAAGGTTTCTGTGCAAGAAACATCCAATAATACCATCATTAAATTTGAATTAAATCAATTCATAACCAAGCATCAAAGCTTTGAATTTAATAATATAGATGAAGCAAAAGCGTCTCCTTTAGCTCAACAATTATTTTATTTACCATTTGTAAAAAAGGTCTACATTTCCGGAAATTTTGTTGCTGTAGAACGTTATAACATAGTTGAATGGCACGATGTCCAAGATGAAGTTGCCAAACAAATTGAAGAGTATTTAAACGATGGAGGTGTCGTTATAGAAGATTCTGCAGTTACAAAAAAAGTACCTGTAACTGTGTATGCCGAAAGCACACCAAATCCAGCCGTTATGAAGTTTGTCACTAACAAAAAAATAGTAACTGCTCTTTTTGAATTCACATCTATTGATGAAGCAAAGTTATCACCGTTGGCAACCGAGTTATTTCATTTTCCTTTTGTAAAAAGTGTCTTTATAGATGAGAATTATGTGTCGATTACTAAATATGACATTGCTGAATGGCAAGATATTACGATACAAGTTCGCGAGTTTATAAAAAATTATATAGAAAATGGTAAAGAAGTCGTATTACCAAATGCTGCAGAAACCCTAAAAAAAACGACAACACAAATAGATGATCATTTTGAAACATTAGATGATACATCAAAAGAAATAATAAATATTCTTGAAGAGTACGTAAAGCCAGCTGTGGCAAGTGATGGTGGTAATATCCAATTTATATCTTACGATCAAAACACTAAAAACGTAAGCGTCATGCTACAAGGTGCTTGCAGCGGTTGCCCGTCATCTACATACACCTTAAAAAGTGGAATCGAAAATATGCTAAAAGAAATGCTACCGGGTAAAATTGAAATGGTAGAAGCTATAAATGGATAA
- a CDS encoding PorP/SprF family type IX secretion system membrane protein, which translates to MKMKNVLAIVIGVFFTHIAISQEGLPIYTDYLTDNYYLIHPSMAGVANCSKIRLTGRQQWFGQDDAPRLLTLSLNGRIGDSQSAFGGILYTDKNGYHSQTGAYVTYAHHLMFSRSEVDLNMLSFGLSAGLIQYKLDETTFLLDSPIDDPAIDGIVQSRGNFNIDFGFSYHYLDFYAHATVKNVLKNKGINTDIDPVNQTDNLRRYLLSVGYVFNKYGSEWSYEPSVMLQYRDATEEASIDVNAKVYKQMDFGKIWGGLSYRNSFDGAEYLTTSNSVRSQKLQQITPIIGVNYNQFMFAYNYTYQTNSLVFTNGGYHQFTLGYNFNCKRKRYECNCPAVN; encoded by the coding sequence ATGAAAATGAAAAATGTTTTAGCAATAGTCATAGGAGTATTTTTTACTCATATTGCGATTTCCCAAGAAGGGCTACCAATATATACCGATTACCTCACAGATAATTATTATTTGATTCATCCGTCTATGGCAGGTGTGGCTAATTGTTCTAAAATTAGACTAACAGGAAGGCAACAATGGTTTGGACAAGATGATGCACCAAGACTTTTAACTTTAAGTTTAAATGGAAGAATAGGAGACTCCCAATCTGCATTTGGTGGTATTCTCTATACTGATAAGAATGGATACCATTCTCAAACGGGTGCTTATGTGACATATGCACATCATTTAATGTTTTCTAGAAGTGAAGTTGATTTAAATATGCTTTCTTTTGGACTAAGTGCTGGGCTCATTCAATATAAATTAGATGAAACTACCTTTTTACTTGATAGTCCCATAGACGATCCTGCGATCGATGGGATTGTACAAAGTAGAGGTAATTTTAATATAGATTTCGGATTTTCTTATCATTACCTTGATTTTTATGCACATGCAACAGTTAAAAACGTATTAAAAAATAAGGGGATTAACACAGATATTGACCCTGTAAATCAAACAGATAATTTAAGGCGTTATTTATTATCTGTTGGGTATGTTTTTAATAAGTATGGAAGTGAATGGAGTTACGAACCTTCAGTGATGCTTCAATACAGAGATGCTACTGAGGAAGCTTCAATTGATGTGAATGCTAAAGTGTATAAACAAATGGATTTTGGTAAAATTTGGGGGGGCTTATCTTATAGAAATAGTTTTGATGGGGCCGAATATTTAACTACTTCAAATTCTGTTAGAAGTCAAAAACTACAACAAATCACACCCATTATTGGTGTTAATTATAACCAGTTTATGTTTGCATATAATTATACATATCAAACAAACTCATTAGTATTTACTAATGGTGGTTATCATCAGTTTACATTAGGATATAACTTTAATTGTAAACGGAAACGATATGAGTGTAATTGCCCTGCGGTTAATTAA